Proteins from a single region of Candidatus Binatia bacterium:
- a CDS encoding POTRA domain-containing protein — protein sequence MTFDPGRRLGALKWWFGVVLPLIAVTGLSIAPASSATAPKIVSVDVTGNLHVPTQTIMSVTAARPGQPYNPKVVQEDLARINALGYFADIAPPLVRQRPNGIAITYRVVENPVLTKILFTGNAKVPSDTLQALMDLSVGQVFNTNTFREDVLKINNYYERIGYGGQVPTHVKDVHIDPQSGVLTLTIQEGLVVTHIIIGGDALLPPPFILPHLTLKVGSVYSDAVRDADYKALQKFYEDKLHLELGNFEGGIVPSSINLQAGTAEVRYNIYVARIAVVEVTGNTRTKDVVIRRELRERPGMVLNTDAIKRDYERLNALNFFSKVEPDVKPGPDPKKPQDVTLVWHVTEQRTAQASLGFGYSGGLTGLGLYGTLGFSDNNLHGTGNSAGIQFEEGARTGVAQITASVPYLTNSPQGQKYTAGASLFTNHTTYYYPIYSIAGTGQSVAQRGQIPIPVTLYPSSNAQQVSNVVATNTSSATGASGNIGRRLSDYTILSLSVSGQKIRYDTTVPSPYYFQGNQPNIFIGPTPGPISSQQQNYGGSFGISASSIANVNTGQPYNLVTTGLSLQSVTLDDPFNPRNGVKALLSTTFSEPAIGSNFSFTQSTLDLAKFFPVLRDATIGVHGAAYNSTGVIPPSSLFTFSDQQMRGYNTVFYATNAYLGQVELRQPLALDRRITLAVFVDELDYHIRGAYPLLNPYTNRITGYPANWALYGDAGVGVRFDVPQLGLRTVRIDFAKGVNGTHTSFGIGQSF from the coding sequence ATGACCTTTGACCCCGGGCGGCGTTTGGGCGCGTTGAAATGGTGGTTCGGCGTCGTGCTCCCGCTGATCGCGGTAACAGGGCTGAGCATCGCTCCGGCATCCTCCGCGACGGCGCCGAAGATCGTGTCGGTCGACGTCACCGGCAACCTCCATGTCCCCACGCAGACGATCATGTCGGTCACCGCGGCCCGCCCCGGCCAGCCGTACAATCCGAAGGTCGTCCAGGAGGACCTGGCGCGCATCAACGCGCTCGGCTACTTCGCGGACATCGCGCCCCCGCTGGTCCGCCAGCGGCCGAACGGCATCGCCATCACCTATCGCGTCGTCGAAAACCCGGTGCTGACGAAGATCCTGTTTACGGGCAACGCGAAGGTCCCCAGCGATACGCTGCAGGCGCTGATGGACCTTTCGGTCGGCCAGGTGTTCAATACGAACACGTTTCGAGAAGACGTTCTCAAGATCAACAACTACTACGAGCGCATCGGATACGGTGGTCAGGTACCGACCCACGTGAAGGACGTCCACATCGATCCGCAGAGCGGCGTCTTGACGCTGACGATCCAGGAGGGACTCGTCGTCACGCACATCATCATCGGCGGCGACGCGCTGCTCCCGCCGCCGTTCATCCTTCCTCACCTCACGCTGAAGGTCGGCAGCGTATACTCCGACGCCGTGCGCGACGCCGACTACAAGGCGCTGCAGAAGTTCTACGAGGACAAGCTCCACCTCGAGCTCGGAAACTTCGAGGGCGGCATCGTGCCGTCGTCGATCAACCTGCAAGCCGGCACCGCTGAGGTGCGCTACAATATCTATGTTGCGCGCATCGCGGTCGTCGAAGTGACCGGCAACACGCGCACGAAGGACGTCGTGATCCGCCGCGAGCTGCGCGAGCGGCCCGGCATGGTGCTCAACACCGACGCGATCAAGCGCGACTACGAGCGCCTCAACGCGCTCAACTTCTTCTCCAAGGTCGAGCCGGACGTCAAACCGGGACCCGACCCGAAGAAGCCGCAGGACGTGACGCTCGTGTGGCACGTCACCGAGCAGCGCACCGCGCAGGCCTCGCTCGGCTTCGGCTATTCGGGCGGACTCACCGGCCTGGGGCTATACGGAACGCTCGGCTTCTCGGACAACAACCTGCACGGGACGGGCAACTCGGCGGGCATCCAGTTCGAAGAGGGAGCTCGCACGGGCGTGGCTCAGATCACCGCCTCGGTCCCCTATCTGACCAACTCGCCGCAGGGCCAAAAGTACACGGCCGGAGCGTCGCTCTTCACGAATCACACGACGTACTACTATCCGATCTACAGCATCGCGGGCACCGGGCAGTCGGTCGCCCAGCGCGGACAGATTCCGATTCCCGTCACGCTGTACCCGAGCTCGAACGCGCAGCAAGTTTCCAACGTCGTCGCCACCAACACGTCGAGCGCGACGGGCGCCTCGGGGAATATCGGGCGGCGCCTCAGCGATTACACGATCCTCTCGCTCTCCGTCAGCGGGCAGAAGATCCGCTACGACACGACGGTCCCGTCGCCGTACTACTTCCAGGGCAACCAGCCGAACATTTTCATCGGTCCGACGCCCGGGCCGATCAGCTCCCAGCAGCAGAACTACGGCGGCTCGTTCGGCATCTCGGCCTCGTCCATCGCGAACGTCAACACCGGCCAGCCGTACAACTTGGTCACCACCGGCCTGAGTTTGCAGTCGGTCACGCTGGACGACCCGTTCAACCCGCGCAACGGCGTCAAGGCGCTGCTGAGCACGACCTTCTCGGAACCGGCCATCGGTTCGAACTTCTCGTTCACGCAGAGCACGCTGGACCTTGCGAAGTTCTTCCCGGTGCTTAGGGACGCGACGATCGGCGTGCACGGAGCGGCGTATAACTCGACCGGGGTCATCCCCCCGAGCTCGCTCTTTACGTTCTCCGATCAGCAGATGCGCGGGTATAACACCGTATTCTACGCGACCAACGCGTATCTGGGGCAGGTCGAGCTGCGCCAGCCGCTCGCGCTGGATCGCAGGATAACGCTCGCTGTGTTCGTCGACGAGCTGGATTATCACATACGCGGCGCGTACCCGCTGCTCAACCCGTACACGAATCGCATCACCGGCTATCCCGCGAATTGGGCCCTCTACGGAGATGCGGGCGTCGGCGTCCGCTTCGACGTGCCGCAGCTGGGTCTGCGCACGGTGCGCATCGACTTCGCCAAGGGCGTTAATGGTACGCACACCAGCTTTGGAATCGGCCAAAGCTTCTAG
- a CDS encoding LptF/LptG family permease, with the protein MRFTILDRYVLTELAGPFVFGLSAFILIFAATEILNIGKLVSNEHAPLWAALLVFVWSLPADIVLVIPMALLLGTLLSVQRLSGESEITAMKAAGITFARIVTPLLAVGIVLSLVTLYLQEGVVPYANDQLTEIENSVINHVSAFSRDLTVSAPLPGGGRQVTIATAYEPNSRALLHVTLIQYDNHNDARQVAFADRAEFTANKWTLENSSVYRFNPDGTTLAEPKIAQQEVQIGENPSDLVKRLTNGDPENMSRSEIADVVRSGQLTQNEYRKYVTTYQEKLARPFACFVFILIAIPLGLRSIRTSGSTSLGFGLSLLIVFVYYVVMTICSFAAEAFLAFAWLWAWMPNFLFTAIGLARLRRAALV; encoded by the coding sequence ATGAGATTCACGATTCTCGACCGCTACGTGCTCACGGAGCTAGCCGGCCCATTCGTCTTCGGGTTGTCGGCGTTCATCCTGATCTTCGCGGCGACCGAGATCCTCAACATCGGAAAGCTCGTGAGCAACGAGCACGCGCCGCTGTGGGCGGCGCTCCTGGTCTTCGTGTGGTCGCTCCCCGCCGACATCGTCTTGGTGATTCCTATGGCGCTGCTGCTCGGGACGCTGCTCTCTGTGCAGCGGCTCTCCGGCGAAAGCGAGATCACGGCCATGAAGGCGGCGGGCATAACCTTCGCGCGCATCGTCACGCCGCTGCTGGCCGTCGGCATCGTCCTGTCGCTCGTCACGCTCTACCTTCAGGAGGGCGTGGTGCCATACGCCAACGATCAGCTCACGGAGATCGAGAACAGCGTCATCAATCACGTCAGCGCATTCAGCCGCGACCTGACCGTGTCGGCGCCGCTTCCGGGCGGCGGACGGCAGGTCACGATCGCCACGGCCTACGAACCGAACTCGCGCGCGCTGCTGCACGTGACGCTAATTCAGTACGACAACCACAACGATGCGCGGCAGGTCGCCTTCGCGGATCGCGCCGAGTTTACGGCCAATAAGTGGACGCTCGAGAACTCCAGCGTCTACCGGTTTAATCCCGACGGCACGACGCTGGCCGAGCCGAAAATCGCGCAACAGGAGGTTCAAATCGGGGAGAATCCCAGCGATCTCGTGAAACGCTTGACCAATGGCGATCCGGAGAACATGAGCCGGTCGGAGATCGCCGACGTCGTGCGCTCCGGCCAACTGACGCAGAACGAGTATCGCAAGTACGTGACGACCTACCAGGAGAAGCTGGCCCGGCCGTTCGCGTGCTTCGTGTTCATTTTGATCGCGATTCCGCTCGGGCTGCGGTCGATCCGCACGAGCGGCAGCACGAGCCTGGGCTTCGGTCTGTCGCTCCTGATCGTGTTCGTGTACTACGTCGTGATGACGATCTGCTCGTTCGCCGCCGAGGCATTTTTAGCGTTCGCGTGGCTCTGGGCGTGGATGCCGAACTTCCTCTTCACGGCGATCGGCCTGGCTCGGCTGCGGCGGGCGGCGCTCGTATGA
- a CDS encoding OmpH family outer membrane protein — protein sequence MKYRSALFAAAAILLGIALAPGAIAADLTDVGYVDQADLANLPVFVNANGALAADKARLDAQFNGMVKRARSDAQRQQLAMQFQQQYTDRQREIVGPLFQRAQLAIAAVAATRNLSIVVDKRIVIYGGQDVTKDVEAVFSSSQAIVPPSATPPPSPIGFVDQTALDGIPKVQSANNAMQQFETTQRQIFSAKMAQARSDSDKRQILSDYNKTVTDKQNQLLKPLVDQTRSATADVARKKSLILVVDRADVIYGGTDITTDVQNALGK from the coding sequence ATGAAATATCGGTCTGCGCTTTTCGCCGCCGCGGCCATACTGCTCGGGATCGCGTTGGCGCCCGGCGCCATCGCGGCCGACCTGACCGACGTCGGCTACGTCGATCAGGCCGACCTCGCCAACCTGCCCGTTTTCGTAAACGCCAACGGCGCGCTTGCGGCGGATAAGGCGCGGCTCGACGCGCAGTTCAACGGTATGGTCAAGCGCGCGCGCAGCGACGCCCAGCGGCAGCAGCTCGCGATGCAGTTCCAACAGCAATATACCGACCGGCAGCGCGAAATCGTAGGCCCGCTCTTCCAGCGAGCGCAGCTGGCGATCGCGGCCGTGGCGGCCACGCGGAACCTTTCGATCGTCGTCGACAAGCGCATCGTGATCTACGGCGGGCAAGACGTCACGAAGGACGTCGAAGCCGTATTCTCGAGTTCGCAGGCGATCGTTCCGCCGTCTGCAACGCCGCCTCCTTCGCCGATCGGCTTCGTCGATCAGACGGCACTCGACGGCATCCCGAAGGTCCAGAGCGCCAACAACGCGATGCAACAGTTCGAGACGACGCAGCGGCAGATCTTTTCCGCCAAGATGGCGCAGGCGCGCAGCGACAGCGACAAACGCCAGATCCTCAGCGACTACAACAAGACCGTTACGGATAAGCAGAATCAGCTGCTCAAGCCGCTCGTGGATCAAACGCGGTCCGCGACGGCCGACGTGGCGCGCAAGAAGTCATTGATCCTGGTCGTGGATCGCGCCGATGTCATCTATGGAGGGACGGACATCACGACGGATGTCCAAAATGCGCTCGGCAAGTAG
- the lptB gene encoding LPS export ABC transporter ATP-binding protein — translation MSQHPAIKLRGLVKRYGERTVVNGVTAEVETGEVVGLLGPNGAGKTTTFYMVVGLVKPDGGTVVLHKGDREINLTGAPMYARARNGIGYLAQENSIFRKLSVGDNIRLIWEQNGVGHDERERRLPGLLEEFGLRAFIDARGDSLSGGERRRVEIARALAIQPAFLLLDEPFTGIDPIAVADIQAMIRQLRDRGLGILITDHQVRETLAIVDRAYILNNGRIEVSGSAQEVLDSPIARQFYLGEGFRL, via the coding sequence ATGAGCCAACATCCAGCGATCAAACTCCGCGGACTCGTCAAACGCTACGGCGAGCGAACCGTCGTCAACGGCGTCACGGCCGAGGTCGAGACCGGTGAGGTCGTCGGCCTCCTCGGACCCAACGGCGCGGGCAAGACGACGACCTTCTACATGGTCGTCGGGCTCGTCAAGCCCGACGGAGGCACGGTTGTGCTCCACAAAGGCGACCGCGAGATCAACCTGACGGGCGCTCCGATGTACGCGCGCGCCCGCAACGGCATTGGGTACCTCGCGCAAGAGAACTCGATCTTTCGCAAACTCTCGGTCGGCGACAACATTCGCCTGATCTGGGAGCAGAACGGCGTAGGGCACGACGAGCGCGAGCGGCGCCTTCCGGGGCTGCTTGAGGAGTTCGGCCTACGCGCGTTCATCGACGCGCGCGGCGACAGCCTCTCGGGCGGCGAGCGGCGCCGCGTGGAGATCGCCCGCGCGCTCGCGATCCAGCCCGCCTTCCTGTTGCTCGACGAGCCGTTCACGGGCATCGACCCGATCGCCGTGGCCGACATTCAGGCCATGATCCGTCAGCTACGCGACCGCGGCCTGGGCATTCTCATCACCGACCATCAGGTGCGCGAGACGCTGGCGATCGTCGACCGCGCCTACATCCTCAACAACGGCCGGATCGAGGTCTCCGGCTCGGCGCAGGAAGTGCTCGACTCGCCGATCGCGCGCCAGTTCTATTTAGGCGAGGGCTTCCGATTATAG
- a CDS encoding O-antigen ligase family protein — protein sequence MRRLMPSALGSIYALAPLFPSFIGLTFVAFPGLVLIPRAAAIGVFGICGVLAVYALAMLLRYRKPGSQPLLLPLLAVFGAGLLAGALGFDPRAGLLFTFIGLLGIVWHCSIVRFYDDRGAATTLLAAYIVSGAAAAIAAIAMVALREPAAQYAIQHGRATGTFVLPGELAGYFIVFVPIAYAVARVAPSPLLRVAAWGAAALGLVALTLSYSRAGWMGFAAAVAFVVATRTKAGARGAAVVVAAGAIAVLLLFNAHHDPSEDYTRLSIWQAATQIIDRFPLTGVGPFNFSRLYAVVRAPDADATAFHAHSLYLTFFAEFGILGVASVAWLMWRFALELRRRLPHASQARAFLALSVTAGLVGVAVQGLIDTVSVVIFGLWMPTLGLALGAAGDGATPPDSDA from the coding sequence ATGCGACGGCTCATGCCGTCGGCGCTCGGCTCGATCTACGCGCTGGCGCCGCTCTTTCCGAGCTTCATCGGGCTGACCTTCGTCGCGTTTCCCGGCCTCGTGCTGATTCCACGCGCGGCGGCGATCGGCGTGTTCGGTATCTGCGGCGTCCTCGCCGTGTACGCGCTGGCGATGCTGCTACGCTATCGCAAACCCGGATCGCAGCCGCTGCTGCTGCCGCTGCTCGCGGTCTTCGGCGCGGGTCTGCTCGCGGGAGCCTTGGGCTTCGATCCGCGCGCCGGCTTGCTGTTCACGTTCATCGGTCTGCTCGGGATCGTGTGGCACTGCTCGATCGTGCGCTTCTACGACGACCGCGGCGCCGCAACGACGCTCCTGGCCGCCTACATCGTGTCGGGCGCGGCCGCCGCGATCGCGGCGATCGCGATGGTCGCGTTGCGTGAGCCGGCGGCGCAGTACGCGATCCAGCACGGCCGCGCCACCGGCACCTTCGTGCTGCCGGGTGAGCTCGCGGGCTACTTCATCGTCTTCGTGCCGATCGCGTACGCCGTGGCCCGCGTCGCCCCGTCCCCGCTGCTGCGGGTCGCCGCTTGGGGCGCGGCCGCGCTCGGTCTCGTGGCCCTGACACTGAGCTATTCGCGAGCGGGATGGATGGGGTTCGCGGCCGCCGTCGCGTTCGTCGTCGCAACACGCACGAAAGCCGGCGCCCGCGGCGCCGCCGTCGTCGTTGCCGCAGGCGCGATCGCCGTTCTGCTGCTGTTCAACGCGCATCACGACCCGAGCGAAGACTACACGCGGCTTTCGATTTGGCAGGCCGCGACGCAAATCATCGACCGCTTTCCGCTCACCGGAGTCGGGCCGTTCAACTTCTCGCGGCTGTACGCCGTGGTGCGCGCTCCCGATGCCGACGCGACAGCGTTTCACGCGCACAGCCTCTACCTCACGTTCTTCGCGGAGTTCGGCATCCTCGGCGTAGCGAGCGTGGCATGGCTGATGTGGCGCTTCGCGCTCGAGCTGCGTCGCCGGCTCCCGCATGCGTCGCAAGCAAGGGCGTTCTTAGCGCTGAGCGTCACGGCGGGACTGGTCGGCGTCGCCGTGCAAGGGCTCATCGACACCGTGAGCGTTGTAATTTTTGGGCTATGGATGCCGACGCTCGGCCTCGCGCTCGGCGCGGCCGGCGACGGCGCGACGCCGCCGGACAGCGACGCATAG
- the lpxC gene encoding UDP-3-O-acyl-N-acetylglucosamine deacetylase codes for MMQATLSETLHFEGVGLHTGERAAVEIYPAEPDAGLCFVLGSTRVPATVENVRDTSRATVLGRDGSSVSTTEHLLSALFALGVSNAEIHVTGPEIPALDGSSADFVTGILASGVQTQPAQRRVLELAEPLYVAAGDRMMVALPAERFRVRFVADFAPPIGTQYYFGEIEPDAYREEIAGARTFAYLHEIKALWARGLARGGSLDNALVFAPDGPMRPLRWPDEAVRHKVLDLIGDLALLGAWPQCEIVAIKSGHELHASLTRVLRARLRVPSA; via the coding sequence ATGATGCAGGCGACGCTGTCAGAGACGCTGCATTTCGAGGGCGTCGGCCTCCACACCGGGGAGCGCGCGGCGGTCGAGATCTATCCGGCTGAGCCCGACGCGGGGCTGTGCTTCGTGCTCGGGTCGACGCGCGTGCCGGCGACGGTCGAGAACGTGCGCGACACCTCGCGCGCGACCGTGCTCGGACGCGACGGTTCGAGCGTGTCGACGACCGAGCATCTGCTCTCCGCGCTCTTCGCGCTGGGCGTTAGCAATGCCGAGATCCACGTGACGGGCCCCGAGATCCCGGCGCTCGACGGGAGCTCGGCGGATTTCGTCACGGGGATCCTCGCGAGCGGGGTGCAGACGCAGCCCGCGCAGCGGCGCGTGCTCGAGCTCGCCGAGCCGCTCTACGTCGCGGCCGGAGACCGGATGATGGTCGCGCTTCCCGCCGAACGTTTTCGCGTGCGCTTCGTTGCGGACTTCGCGCCGCCGATCGGCACGCAGTACTACTTCGGCGAGATCGAGCCCGACGCGTACCGCGAGGAGATCGCCGGCGCTCGTACCTTCGCGTATTTGCACGAGATCAAGGCGTTGTGGGCGCGCGGCCTGGCGCGCGGCGGAAGCCTCGACAACGCGCTGGTCTTCGCGCCGGACGGTCCCATGCGGCCGTTGCGCTGGCCCGACGAGGCGGTTCGGCACAAGGTGCTCGATCTGATCGGCGACCTGGCGCTGCTGGGTGCGTGGCCGCAGTGCGAAATCGTCGCGATCAAGAGCGGCCACGAGCTCCACGCATCCCTGACGCGCGTCCTGCGCGCACGCTTGCGCGTGCCGTCCGCATAG
- the lpxA gene encoding acyl-ACP--UDP-N-acetylglucosamine O-acyltransferase, whose product MLHPTAIVHPAAELGKNAEIGPYCIIGEHVSIGARSVIQAHVVVNGWTQIGDDCLIYPFSTIGAASQDRKYAGERAFTRIGNRTILREYVSIQRATGHDEVTSVGDDCLLLAYVHIAHNCVLGNGVTMSNLAQLAGHVQVADYVTIGGHTGVHQFTRIGRHAMVGGMSKCTKDVPPFFLVEGNPCQPYGLNSVGLRRAAFTVEERAEIKKFYKLLYTPKLNVSQAIDAMKAEVSTNPGREIIAFLEAPSERGVLK is encoded by the coding sequence ATGCTGCATCCGACCGCCATCGTCCATCCCGCAGCGGAGCTGGGGAAAAACGCCGAGATCGGACCCTACTGCATCATCGGCGAGCACGTCTCGATCGGGGCGCGCAGCGTGATCCAGGCCCACGTCGTCGTCAACGGCTGGACGCAGATCGGCGACGACTGCCTGATTTATCCGTTCTCGACGATCGGGGCCGCGTCGCAGGATCGAAAGTACGCCGGAGAACGCGCCTTCACGCGGATCGGCAATCGCACGATCCTGCGCGAGTACGTCAGCATCCAGCGCGCCACGGGCCACGACGAAGTGACGTCGGTCGGCGACGACTGCCTCCTGCTCGCCTACGTGCACATCGCACACAACTGCGTGCTCGGCAACGGGGTTACGATGAGCAACTTGGCGCAGCTCGCCGGCCACGTGCAAGTCGCGGACTACGTGACGATAGGCGGCCACACCGGCGTCCATCAGTTCACGCGCATCGGCCGCCACGCGATGGTCGGCGGGATGAGCAAGTGCACCAAAGACGTGCCCCCGTTCTTCCTCGTCGAGGGCAACCCGTGCCAGCCCTACGGCCTCAACAGCGTCGGGCTGCGCCGCGCCGCGTTCACCGTCGAAGAACGCGCCGAGATCAAGAAGTTCTACAAGCTGCTCTACACCCCGAAGCTCAACGTCTCCCAGGCGATCGACGCCATGAAGGCCGAGGTCTCGACGAATCCCGGCCGCGAGATCATCGCCTTCCTCGAGGCCCCGTCGGAACGCGGCGTGCTGAAATAG
- a CDS encoding metallophosphoesterase yields MIRIYHTSDLHDHRGIVPRLKALRRAAPGLLFDCGDSLRGSQTVYYRNEPIAAELDAAGYDAQAVGNREFHYVFAALRARAERMRHPLVCSNLVDTKGRPLPFARSLRFEVPAEGDAAVRVHVLGLLVMQYDTNSIWESMFGWRFLEPTGVVEEYAREVGEREMLVVLSHLGLDRDRELASRMPRIDVVLGGHSHDTLETPERAGDVPIVHAGPYGRFASRSEFAYEPDRGRFALTGFALVPLLAGP; encoded by the coding sequence ATGATCCGCATCTATCACACGTCAGATCTTCACGACCATCGCGGCATCGTTCCACGCCTCAAGGCGCTGCGTCGCGCGGCGCCGGGCCTGCTCTTCGACTGCGGCGATTCCCTGCGCGGCAGCCAGACTGTGTACTACCGCAACGAACCGATCGCCGCGGAGCTGGACGCGGCGGGCTACGACGCGCAGGCCGTCGGCAACCGCGAGTTCCACTACGTCTTCGCGGCATTGCGCGCGCGCGCGGAGCGCATGCGCCATCCGCTCGTGTGCAGCAACCTCGTCGACACGAAGGGTCGTCCGCTGCCGTTCGCGCGCTCGTTGCGATTCGAAGTTCCCGCGGAAGGAGACGCGGCGGTGCGCGTCCACGTGCTCGGGCTGCTGGTCATGCAGTACGATACGAACAGCATCTGGGAGAGCATGTTCGGCTGGCGCTTTCTCGAGCCGACGGGCGTCGTCGAAGAGTACGCGCGCGAAGTCGGCGAGCGCGAAATGCTGGTCGTGTTGTCGCATCTCGGGCTGGATCGTGATCGCGAGCTGGCCAGCCGCATGCCGCGCATCGACGTCGTGCTTGGCGGGCACAGCCACGACACGCTGGAGACGCCCGAGCGCGCCGGCGACGTACCGATCGTGCACGCCGGTCCCTACGGCCGCTTCGCCTCGCGCAGCGAGTTCGCGTACGAACCGGACCGCGGCCGCTTCGCGCTGACCGGCTTCGCGCTCGTCCCGCTGCTCGCGGGGCCGTGA
- the fabZ gene encoding 3-hydroxyacyl-ACP dehydratase FabZ, producing the protein MDIRAIFEILPHRYPMLLVDRILEFEAMKHVRGYKNITYNEPIFAGHFPGNPVLPGVYMIEALAQLGGAMILEPGEFSRKTPYLAGIEKAKFRRPVIPGDRLDMEVNMLRHKRNIGWVSAQAEVDGQFACSCELMFSIASDTRMFGADSTVLHA; encoded by the coding sequence ATGGACATCCGGGCAATCTTCGAGATTTTGCCGCACCGCTATCCCATGCTGCTCGTCGATCGCATCCTCGAGTTCGAGGCGATGAAGCACGTTCGCGGATACAAGAACATCACGTACAACGAGCCGATCTTCGCCGGCCACTTTCCGGGTAACCCGGTGCTCCCGGGAGTCTACATGATCGAGGCGCTCGCTCAGCTGGGCGGCGCGATGATCCTGGAGCCGGGCGAGTTCTCGCGCAAGACGCCGTATCTCGCCGGGATCGAGAAGGCGAAGTTCCGGCGGCCGGTCATCCCGGGCGACCGGCTGGACATGGAGGTGAACATGTTGCGCCACAAGCGCAACATCGGCTGGGTGAGCGCGCAGGCGGAGGTCGACGGGCAGTTCGCGTGCTCGTGCGAGCTGATGTTCTCGATCGCGTCCGACACGCGGATGTTCGGCGCGGATTCGACCGTGCTGCACGCCTGA
- the lpxD gene encoding UDP-3-O-(3-hydroxymyristoyl)glucosamine N-acyltransferase, translating to MLGTLRDLAARIGGRVVGDGGVEIGGLATIDDATAGALTFATTEAYFSSALAGSATAILVDPALERDDAAKPLIVVENVRLALARLLVMLAPQAPSGPFRHASAVIESDAGIAADVYVGAGAYIGKAVTIGAGSIVGAGAYVGDGVTIGAAVRLHPHVTLLAGCIVGDRVVLNAGSVIGSDGFGWAFVDGRAERIPQIGNVVLEDDVEVGANSCIDRAQIGSTRIGAGTKIDNLVQIGHNCRIGKHCVIAALSGLAGSTVIGDYVKVAGQVGFRGHITVGSGVTIAGQSGVWGNVADGATISGNPAKDHHEELRRQVMIRKLPKLFDRVEALERSRSRET from the coding sequence ATGCTGGGAACGCTGCGGGATCTCGCCGCCCGGATCGGCGGACGCGTCGTCGGCGACGGCGGCGTCGAGATCGGCGGGCTCGCAACCATAGACGACGCGACGGCCGGCGCGCTGACCTTCGCGACCACGGAAGCGTACTTTTCCTCTGCCCTCGCCGGATCGGCGACAGCCATTCTGGTCGATCCGGCACTCGAGCGCGACGACGCGGCAAAGCCGCTGATCGTCGTGGAGAACGTCCGGCTGGCGCTGGCGCGGCTGCTCGTGATGCTGGCGCCGCAGGCGCCGAGCGGCCCGTTCCGGCACGCGAGCGCCGTAATCGAATCGGACGCCGGCATCGCGGCCGACGTGTACGTCGGCGCCGGAGCCTACATCGGCAAAGCCGTTACGATCGGCGCAGGGAGCATCGTCGGCGCGGGCGCGTACGTCGGCGACGGCGTAACGATCGGCGCCGCGGTCCGGCTCCACCCGCACGTCACGCTGCTCGCGGGCTGCATCGTCGGCGACCGCGTCGTGCTGAACGCCGGCAGCGTCATCGGCAGCGACGGTTTCGGCTGGGCCTTCGTCGATGGGCGAGCCGAGCGCATCCCTCAGATCGGCAACGTCGTGCTCGAAGACGACGTGGAGGTCGGCGCGAACTCGTGCATCGATCGCGCGCAGATCGGCAGCACGCGCATAGGCGCCGGCACGAAGATCGACAACCTCGTCCAGATCGGGCACAACTGCCGCATCGGAAAGCACTGCGTAATCGCCGCCTTGAGCGGGCTCGCGGGGTCCACGGTGATCGGCGACTACGTGAAGGTTGCGGGGCAGGTCGGCTTCCGCGGACACATCACGGTCGGGTCCGGCGTGACGATAGCAGGGCAGTCGGGAGTCTGGGGAAACGTCGCCGACGGCGCGACGATTTCGGGCAATCCCGCGAAGGACCACCACGAGGAACTACGCCGACAGGTCATGATTCGCAAGCTGCCAAAGCTGTTCGATCGTGTCGAGGCTCTCGAGCGCTCGCGATCGCGCGAGACTTAA